The Oscillospiraceae bacterium genome has a segment encoding these proteins:
- a CDS encoding glycoside hydrolase family 31 protein — protein sequence MHKLQLTMLPGEYWYGGHTNYGYLMPVNAKKVMLVDTTVVRSYGQANTLFVSNKGRVIWSEAGFQTRFIFGRITCTGRKAKIGLYQADDHTLRGAYHYAVDHFMPPDGTYPDALMFRIPQYCTWIQFEHNQTQQGIVDYAKSILDCGMPAGELIIDDGWQRAFGDWRFDPAKFADAKKMTDELHSLGFKVILWIAPFVSDQAADFQKLKDENLLVLDKNGRPAKRKWWNGADYLLDFSNPAAQDWFFACTRYLTDKLGIDGFKQDAGDAMYYRDDDRTYGGVDANGQSKLWALSARHYRFNELRACFQCGGMGVAQRLADKSHRWNFLGLGALLPNVLIQGLSGYPYSCPDMIGGGQITDFRGPAEKLDHELFARYCEASALMPMMQYSLNIWDLGNPETRRICREMSALHAKYGDYIIACAKAASQTGAPMVRAMEYAYPHCGYGGITDQYLLGDRILVAPVLKKGQRRRKVRIPTGKWRLGDKIYSNETVTLPCPVDTLLYFERID from the coding sequence ATGCACAAGCTGCAACTGACCATGCTGCCCGGTGAATATTGGTACGGCGGCCACACCAACTACGGCTACCTAATGCCGGTCAACGCCAAGAAAGTGATGCTGGTAGACACCACGGTGGTGCGCTCATACGGCCAGGCAAACACACTCTTTGTCAGCAACAAGGGGCGGGTTATATGGTCGGAGGCCGGGTTTCAGACCCGCTTCATTTTCGGCCGCATCACCTGCACCGGCCGCAAAGCCAAGATCGGCCTGTACCAGGCAGACGACCACACCCTGCGCGGCGCTTATCACTATGCGGTGGATCACTTTATGCCGCCGGACGGCACCTACCCGGATGCGTTAATGTTCCGCATTCCCCAGTATTGCACCTGGATCCAGTTTGAACACAACCAGACCCAACAGGGCATTGTGGACTATGCCAAGTCTATTCTGGACTGCGGTATGCCTGCCGGTGAGCTGATCATTGACGACGGCTGGCAGCGTGCCTTTGGAGACTGGCGCTTTGACCCGGCAAAATTCGCAGACGCCAAAAAAATGACAGACGAACTGCACTCCTTAGGCTTCAAGGTTATTTTGTGGATCGCACCCTTTGTCAGCGATCAGGCAGCAGACTTTCAAAAGCTGAAGGACGAAAACCTGCTGGTGCTGGACAAGAACGGACGACCGGCCAAGCGGAAATGGTGGAACGGCGCCGACTATCTGCTGGATTTCTCCAACCCGGCTGCGCAGGACTGGTTCTTTGCCTGCACCCGGTATTTGACCGATAAACTGGGCATTGACGGATTTAAGCAGGACGCCGGTGACGCCATGTATTACCGGGACGATGACCGCACCTACGGGGGCGTAGACGCCAACGGTCAAAGTAAGCTGTGGGCGTTGTCTGCCCGGCACTATCGTTTTAATGAACTACGGGCCTGCTTCCAATGCGGCGGCATGGGCGTTGCCCAGCGACTGGCGGATAAAAGCCACCGCTGGAACTTCCTGGGACTGGGCGCACTGCTGCCCAATGTGCTCATTCAGGGGCTGTCCGGTTATCCTTACAGCTGCCCGGATATGATCGGCGGCGGGCAGATCACTGACTTTCGCGGCCCGGCAGAAAAGTTGGATCACGAGTTGTTTGCCCGTTATTGCGAGGCCTCTGCGCTGATGCCCATGATGCAGTACAGCCTGAACATTTGGGATCTGGGCAATCCAGAGACCCGTCGCATTTGCCGAGAAATGAGCGCCCTGCATGCCAAATACGGCGACTATATCATCGCCTGTGCCAAAGCGGCCAGCCAAACCGGAGCGCCCATGGTGCGGGCCATGGAATACGCCTATCCTCACTGCGGCTACGGCGGCATTACCGACCAATACCTGCTGGGCGACCGAATCTTAGTGGCGCCGGTACTGAAAAAGGGGCAACGCAGACGCAAGGTGCGCATACCCACCGGCAAATGGCGACTGGGCGACAAGATCTATTCAAACGAAACGGTCACCCTCCCCTGCCCGGTAGACACCCTGCTTTACTTTGAACGCATAGATTGA
- the argC gene encoding N-acetyl-gamma-glutamyl-phosphate reductase, whose protein sequence is MTRIFIDGKAGTTGLKIFSRFQNRPELELIQIDEDKRKDPAERAKCINDSDITFLCLPDPAAIEAAALVTNPKVKLIDTSTAHRTLPDWAYGFPELAPAFREKIVSSNRIAVPGCYASGFNALVYPLVSGGILPADYPIVCYAMSGYSGAGNKGIAQYEAADRDPELDSPRQYALTQQHKHLKEMGAISHLARTPIFAPHICDYPCGMTVSVPLFANLLKKRMTPADMQAFYAEHYGDSRVVKVRPLGYSESMIGANNMAGRDDMEIEINGNDERLLLTARFDNLGKGASGAAIQCMNIALGLDEVTGLTIGE, encoded by the coding sequence ATGACAAGAATATTCATTGACGGTAAAGCCGGCACCACCGGACTGAAGATTTTTTCCCGGTTCCAGAACCGACCGGAGCTGGAGCTGATTCAAATTGACGAGGACAAGCGAAAGGACCCGGCAGAGCGAGCCAAGTGCATAAACGATTCGGACATTACCTTTCTCTGTCTCCCGGACCCGGCAGCCATTGAAGCGGCAGCACTGGTTACCAACCCTAAGGTGAAGTTGATTGACACCTCCACTGCCCACCGCACCCTGCCGGACTGGGCCTACGGCTTTCCGGAGCTGGCACCCGCCTTTCGAGAGAAGATCGTAAGCTCCAACCGTATTGCGGTGCCCGGCTGCTACGCCAGCGGGTTTAACGCTTTGGTCTATCCCCTGGTGTCCGGCGGCATTTTGCCCGCCGACTATCCCATTGTGTGCTACGCCATGAGCGGTTACAGCGGCGCAGGGAACAAAGGCATTGCCCAATATGAAGCGGCAGATCGGGATCCTGAACTGGACAGTCCCCGGCAGTACGCGCTGACCCAGCAGCACAAGCACTTAAAAGAAATGGGCGCCATCAGCCACTTGGCGCGCACGCCCATTTTTGCCCCCCATATTTGTGACTATCCCTGCGGGATGACCGTATCCGTGCCGCTGTTTGCCAACCTACTGAAAAAGCGAATGACCCCGGCAGATATGCAGGCGTTCTACGCAGAGCACTACGGCGACAGCCGAGTGGTCAAGGTACGCCCCCTGGGTTACAGCGAAAGTATGATCGGCGCCAACAATATGGCCGGTCGGGATGACATGGAAATTGAGATCAACGGCAACGACGAAAGGCTGCTACTCACTGCTCGGTTCGATAACCTGGGCAAGGGCGCATCCGGCGCTGCCATTCAGTGTATGAACATTGCCCTGGGGCTGGATGAAGTCACCGGGCTGACGATAGGAGAATAA